The Prevotella melaninogenica genome has a segment encoding these proteins:
- the ruvX gene encoding Holliday junction resolvase RuvX, which translates to MSRILAIDYGKKRTGLAVTDPLCIIANGLATVPTSELFEFLNQYIAKEAVSQLVIGKPIQPNGQPSENLARVEQFVNRWRKAHPELPIDYYDERFTSVIAHQAMIAGGVKKKTRREDKGLVDEISATIILQDYMRSKGL; encoded by the coding sequence ATGAGTAGAATTTTAGCGATAGATTACGGTAAAAAACGTACAGGATTAGCAGTCACCGACCCATTGTGCATCATCGCCAATGGGTTGGCGACTGTTCCTACGTCTGAACTTTTTGAGTTTTTGAACCAGTATATCGCAAAGGAAGCGGTCAGCCAACTCGTCATTGGCAAACCTATACAACCCAATGGTCAGCCGAGTGAGAACCTCGCTCGTGTGGAGCAATTTGTCAATCGTTGGCGCAAGGCACACCCAGAGTTGCCTATTGATTATTATGACGAGCGCTTTACATCGGTTATCGCTCATCAAGCAATGATTGCGGGTGGGGTTAAGAAGAAGACTCGCCGTGAAGATAAGGGGCTTGTTGACGAGATTTCGGCAACAATTATCCTACAAGATTATATGAGGTCCAAGGGGCTATAA
- a CDS encoding SPOR domain-containing protein yields the protein MKKFMVLGAAMCVAMAFTGCKSSESAYKKAYEKAKSQEQNTTTNNDDNTTQQDAVVAPVETQPVTQAPVVDNYDNEPVRRETVSVVNGSGLKAYSVVVGSFGVKSNAEGLQQRLKNAGYDAQVAYNAGNNMYRVVASTYDSKASAVQSRNQLRATYADAWLLSR from the coding sequence ATGAAGAAATTTATGGTTTTGGGCGCAGCTATGTGTGTGGCAATGGCTTTCACTGGCTGTAAGTCAAGCGAGAGTGCATACAAGAAGGCTTACGAGAAGGCTAAGTCTCAGGAGCAGAATACTACTACGAATAATGATGACAACACAACTCAGCAGGATGCTGTTGTAGCTCCAGTAGAGACTCAGCCAGTTACTCAGGCTCCTGTTGTTGATAATTACGACAATGAGCCAGTACGCCGCGAGACTGTTTCTGTTGTAAATGGTTCTGGTTTGAAGGCTTACAGCGTAGTTGTTGGTTCATTCGGCGTTAAGTCTAATGCTGAGGGCTTGCAGCAGCGTTTGAAGAATGCTGGCTACGATGCTCAGGTTGCTTACAATGCTGGTAACAACATGTATCGCGTTGTTGCTTCTACTTACGACAGCAAGGCTTCAGCTGTTCAGAGCCGCAATCAGCTCCGTGCTACTTACGCTGATGCTTGGTTGCTCTCTCGATAA
- a CDS encoding phage holin family protein, giving the protein MFSNDKNVETIAQLVEVLKHYIGLQSEYMKLDVIEKVVRLLTVITIMVVFCTILLISLIYLSFAAAFALQTLVGSLIWAFLIVGGGYLLLLIFFVLLRRSLIERPLVRFLGSLLMSK; this is encoded by the coding sequence ATGTTCTCAAACGATAAGAACGTAGAAACAATAGCACAACTCGTAGAGGTGCTAAAGCATTATATCGGGCTTCAGTCAGAGTACATGAAGCTCGATGTAATTGAAAAGGTCGTGCGATTACTGACCGTGATTACAATCATGGTTGTCTTCTGCACTATCTTATTAATTTCCCTAATTTATCTCTCCTTTGCTGCAGCCTTTGCATTGCAGACATTGGTGGGCTCACTTATTTGGGCTTTCCTCATTGTTGGTGGTGGCTATTTGCTACTACTCATCTTCTTCGTCTTACTACGTCGCAGTCTTATTGAACGCCCATTGGTAAGATTCTTGGGAAGTCTTTTAATGTCAAAATAA
- a CDS encoding DUF5675 family protein — translation MEIIIRRTAFKEGYTIGNLYILPEQAGNEKKSMPTPANDKEIDVPKQIVNEEKAIPEWFCNTMEPTARKLTSQMPLTLIRRHKIIGKTAIPTGRYRILITRSRRFGRWLPLLLNVKGFEGIRIHAGNKPEDTKGCILLGFNRRKGYVLDSTRCVLTLVKMITEAIAKGEKVFVEVR, via the coding sequence ATGGAAATAATCATCAGACGTACCGCCTTTAAAGAAGGCTACACAATAGGAAACCTCTATATTCTGCCCGAACAGGCTGGAAATGAAAAGAAAAGTATGCCTACACCAGCTAACGATAAAGAAATAGATGTGCCTAAACAAATAGTTAATGAAGAAAAAGCTATACCCGAATGGTTCTGCAATACGATGGAGCCAACAGCGAGAAAGCTGACTTCTCAAATGCCGCTGACACTCATCCGCAGACATAAAATAATTGGGAAGACAGCTATCCCCACTGGGCGTTATCGCATCCTCATCACACGCAGCCGACGGTTCGGACGATGGCTGCCGCTGCTGCTGAACGTGAAGGGTTTTGAGGGGATAAGGATTCATGCAGGGAATAAGCCAGAAGATACGAAGGGCTGCATCCTCCTTGGTTTCAACCGCCGCAAAGGATATGTGCTCGACTCTACCCGCTGCGTGCTCACACTCGTTAAGATGATAACGGAGGCAATAGCGAAAGGAGAAAAGGTGTTTGTGGAAGTGAGGTAA
- the def gene encoding peptide deformylase encodes MVLPIYTYGQPVLRKVAEDIPLDYPDLQELIQNMFETNTASDGVGLAAPQIGKSIRVVVVDLDVLSDTFPEYKDYRHAFINGHILEYDDSETETLEEGCLSLPGVHESVTRAKRIYVKWYDENLVEHEEWIDGYLARVIQHEFDHLEGRVFTDRLSAFRKQMITSKLKALLQGKVRCHYRVKAPRK; translated from the coding sequence ATGGTATTACCCATTTACACATATGGTCAGCCAGTGTTGCGAAAGGTAGCCGAGGATATCCCCCTCGATTATCCCGACCTCCAAGAGCTGATACAAAATATGTTTGAGACCAACACCGCCAGCGATGGCGTAGGTTTGGCAGCACCACAGATTGGTAAGTCTATCCGTGTCGTTGTTGTCGACTTGGATGTGCTCTCAGACACCTTCCCTGAGTATAAAGACTATCGTCATGCATTCATCAATGGTCACATCCTTGAGTATGATGACTCTGAGACGGAGACCTTAGAAGAGGGATGCCTCTCGCTGCCAGGTGTTCACGAGAGTGTGACACGTGCAAAGCGTATCTACGTAAAGTGGTATGACGAGAATCTCGTTGAGCATGAGGAGTGGATTGATGGCTATCTTGCTCGCGTTATCCAGCATGAGTTTGATCACCTCGAAGGTCGTGTCTTCACTGATCGTCTCTCGGCATTCCGCAAGCAGATGATTACCAGCAAGCTCAAAGCCCTTCTGCAGGGAAAAGTTCGCTGCCACTATCGTGTGAAGGCTCCACGCAAGTAA
- a CDS encoding YtxH domain-containing protein — MKTLGYVCAFLCGSITGAALGLLLAPEKGTDTRSKISDAVDDFCKKHDIKLSRKEAEDFVEDIKDAASDAI, encoded by the coding sequence ATGAAGACATTAGGTTATGTTTGCGCATTCCTCTGTGGTAGCATCACAGGCGCAGCTCTCGGACTTCTTTTGGCTCCAGAGAAGGGTACAGACACACGTTCAAAGATTTCTGATGCTGTTGACGATTTCTGCAAGAAGCATGATATCAAGCTCAGCCGCAAGGAAGCTGAGGATTTCGTTGAGGATATCAAGGATGCAGCTTCAGACGCTATCTAA
- a CDS encoding DUF3987 domain-containing protein has protein sequence MTQNIALNTSRNGNKGIVRTMTIEDYDRLIREPWLKKLINEIRTLPAGDKRADALKAQLPWRCPHYTAFGDNHRRQANLLPEAFTFQTTFDVDDASVVEKAITAARELDTKPGRWRGKLLHMEYSARKKLHIDFRLPLGMTVEEAQQAYGEAIGVPYDKSCITPERFIYVTSIDDEIYRSKEWYQPLDDDDREMYIAAFRGRGLADDGRTLAYQMSTAEATHTPKEERTHTQPTTCTEKQLRIFDLSREAAGLKDVDINRIGSRHTSLQAVLSVAASRLMSEEELLAVVQQRMPEYAKEQDCRQLIHDFYAKYHDDSKIFNATVQRINALAEQEAGEGVSNLETAVTSGLMGNQTFSIPTPKVKPQYVADIENAILRLPALKATLAGVPEGMKIPVLCAVMPLAAAYADNVTVEYCDGKRMQLGLMSVIVGPQASGKSACKEALDTWLEKMNEDDEKARKQEDEWKEKRRNRKANEKAPEDPRVMIRNVPVTISCSTLLKRMKYAQGHTLFSFGEELDTLRKTNGAGSWSQKYDIYRLAFDNGRWGQDYNSDQAESGVVDVAYNWTILGTYGALAKCFQGDNVENGLSSRIIFSEMPDNAFAPMPRFRGMIDRDSAAIREAVEKLCAANGFLDTPRLRKRIANWVEEKRLEASRTWDIVKDTYRKRAAVIGFRCGVVYRLIVEKESNACLDFAAAMAEYVLQAQMQIFGNPLLTQMGKTMEGNERRSRNKNILEELPQTFTLDDLNRLKPENTNIGTLRVMIHRWKTDGWIEKVKEGEWKKTVTV, from the coding sequence ATGACACAAAACATTGCACTCAACACTTCACGCAACGGCAATAAAGGAATCGTCAGAACGATGACTATCGAAGACTACGACAGACTCATTAGAGAGCCGTGGCTGAAGAAACTGATAAACGAAATTCGTACACTACCAGCTGGCGACAAACGGGCTGACGCGCTGAAGGCACAACTGCCGTGGCGATGCCCACATTACACCGCCTTCGGGGATAATCACCGTAGGCAAGCAAACCTACTGCCTGAAGCGTTCACCTTTCAGACAACTTTCGATGTAGACGACGCATCGGTCGTAGAGAAAGCTATCACTGCGGCACGCGAACTTGACACGAAGCCTGGACGTTGGCGCGGTAAGTTGTTGCACATGGAATATTCTGCCCGCAAGAAACTGCATATTGACTTCCGTCTTCCACTCGGTATGACCGTAGAGGAGGCGCAGCAGGCTTATGGCGAGGCTATCGGTGTGCCGTATGACAAATCCTGCATCACTCCCGAACGCTTTATTTATGTCACATCCATTGACGACGAAATCTATCGCTCGAAAGAATGGTATCAACCCCTCGATGATGACGACCGTGAGATGTATATAGCTGCTTTCCGAGGGCGTGGACTTGCGGACGATGGGCGTACGCTTGCCTATCAAATGTCAACGGCAGAAGCTACACACACACCGAAAGAGGAACGCACGCACACGCAGCCTACGACCTGCACCGAAAAGCAGTTGCGCATCTTCGACCTCAGTCGTGAAGCTGCAGGCTTAAAAGATGTAGATATCAACCGCATAGGCTCACGCCACACCTCTCTGCAGGCTGTCCTCTCCGTTGCAGCCAGCCGACTGATGAGCGAGGAAGAACTCTTGGCAGTGGTGCAGCAGCGCATGCCTGAATATGCTAAGGAGCAGGATTGCCGTCAGCTTATCCACGATTTCTATGCGAAATATCACGACGACTCAAAGATTTTCAACGCAACCGTTCAACGTATCAATGCCCTTGCTGAACAGGAGGCAGGTGAAGGTGTTTCTAATCTTGAAACAGCCGTAACGAGTGGCTTAATGGGCAACCAGACCTTCTCCATACCCACACCGAAGGTAAAGCCCCAATATGTTGCAGACATCGAGAACGCCATCTTACGTCTGCCTGCACTAAAAGCAACCTTGGCAGGCGTTCCAGAAGGGATGAAGATACCCGTCCTCTGTGCTGTCATGCCTCTGGCAGCCGCATACGCTGACAACGTAACGGTGGAATACTGCGACGGAAAGCGAATGCAGCTGGGACTTATGTCGGTCATCGTTGGTCCGCAAGCATCGGGCAAAAGTGCGTGTAAGGAAGCCCTCGACACATGGCTCGAAAAAATGAACGAGGACGACGAAAAGGCACGAAAGCAGGAAGACGAATGGAAGGAGAAACGCCGTAACCGAAAGGCTAACGAGAAGGCTCCCGAAGACCCAAGAGTAATGATACGCAACGTGCCAGTTACCATCTCGTGTTCTACCCTACTGAAACGTATGAAATATGCACAGGGTCACACGCTCTTCTCCTTTGGTGAGGAACTCGACACGCTACGAAAGACAAACGGTGCAGGCTCGTGGTCGCAGAAGTATGACATCTATCGCCTCGCCTTCGATAACGGACGGTGGGGACAAGATTATAACTCTGATCAGGCAGAGAGCGGAGTTGTTGATGTTGCCTATAATTGGACCATACTCGGCACATACGGTGCGCTGGCAAAGTGCTTCCAAGGCGACAACGTGGAGAACGGACTTTCCTCACGCATCATCTTCTCCGAAATGCCCGACAACGCTTTTGCTCCTATGCCCCGCTTCCGAGGAATGATTGACAGGGATTCTGCCGCCATTCGTGAAGCCGTAGAAAAGCTGTGTGCTGCCAACGGATTCCTTGACACCCCCCGATTGCGCAAACGAATTGCTAATTGGGTGGAAGAAAAACGTCTTGAGGCATCACGCACCTGGGACATTGTCAAAGACACCTATCGCAAACGTGCTGCCGTCATAGGCTTTCGCTGTGGCGTTGTCTATAGACTGATCGTCGAGAAAGAGTCGAACGCCTGCCTTGACTTTGCAGCAGCTATGGCTGAATATGTCTTACAAGCACAAATGCAAATCTTCGGAAATCCACTGCTTACACAAATGGGTAAGACAATGGAGGGAAACGAGAGAAGAAGCAGAAACAAGAATATCCTTGAAGAATTGCCACAGACATTCACGCTCGACGACCTTAACCGACTGAAGCCTGAGAATACGAACATCGGAACGCTACGCGTTATGATTCATCGATGGAAGACGGACGGATGGATTGAGAAGGTGAAGGAAGGTGAATGGAAGAAGACTGTGACTGTATAA
- a CDS encoding IS1380 family transposase: MTKVAIKNENITSFGGIYHIMDVFSKLGFEKLTESVLGRRGSSGKAFSHGSIFGSLFFSYLCGGECLEDINALIGQFRQRPNTLLPSADTVGRGLKELAEKNIVYKSETSDKSYSFNTAEKLNTLLLRMIRRMGLIKVGSHVDLDFDHQFIPAHKFDAKYSYKQDFGYFPGWASIGGIIVGGENRDGNTYVRFHQEDTLRRIMDRVTSELGVVIERFRADCGSFSKEIIQTVEQRCNTFYIRAANCGSRYEEFRQLKEWKSVELGYEKCDVTSISMDNLIEGKSYRLVVQRSPLRDKDGKKQTDMFGVIYTYRCILTNNWTSTEKDIITFYNERGASEKNFDIQNNDFGWSHLPFSFMAENMVFMMVTAMLKNFYLYLVCHISEKVKPLKKTSRLKAFILHFVSVPAKWVRTGRQNVLNLYTNKNYYSEVFLE, translated from the coding sequence GCAGACGTGGAAGTAGTGGCAAAGCATTCAGCCATGGAAGTATTTTCGGCTCTCTCTTCTTCAGCTACCTTTGTGGTGGAGAATGCCTTGAGGACATCAATGCACTTATAGGGCAGTTCAGGCAGAGACCTAATACGCTATTACCCAGTGCCGACACTGTGGGGCGCGGACTAAAGGAGCTTGCCGAGAAAAATATTGTCTATAAGAGCGAGACCTCCGACAAGTCGTATAGTTTCAACACGGCAGAAAAGTTGAATACCTTACTTTTACGAATGATACGGAGGATGGGGCTTATAAAGGTGGGTAGCCATGTTGACTTAGACTTTGACCACCAGTTTATTCCAGCCCACAAGTTCGATGCAAAGTATTCTTACAAGCAGGATTTTGGCTATTTCCCTGGTTGGGCTTCCATTGGGGGAATCATAGTCGGAGGTGAGAATCGTGACGGAAACACCTATGTGAGATTCCATCAAGAAGACACGCTCCGTCGCATTATGGACCGTGTGACCTCCGAGCTTGGTGTCGTGATAGAGCGTTTCCGTGCCGACTGCGGGTCGTTTTCAAAGGAAATTATCCAAACCGTAGAGCAGCGTTGCAACACGTTCTATATACGTGCTGCCAACTGTGGCAGCCGCTATGAAGAGTTCCGCCAACTGAAAGAATGGAAGAGCGTTGAGCTTGGCTATGAGAAATGCGATGTCACATCCATCAGCATGGACAACCTCATCGAAGGAAAGTCATACAGGCTTGTCGTACAGCGTAGTCCTTTAAGGGACAAGGATGGTAAGAAACAGACGGATATGTTCGGAGTGATATACACATACCGCTGTATCCTCACCAATAACTGGACATCTACTGAGAAAGACATCATTACATTTTATAATGAGCGTGGAGCAAGCGAAAAGAACTTCGACATACAGAACAATGACTTCGGCTGGTCGCATCTGCCCTTTTCCTTTATGGCTGAGAACATGGTTTTCATGATGGTTACTGCCATGCTGAAGAACTTCTATCTCTATCTCGTCTGTCATATCAGCGAGAAGGTCAAGCCATTGAAAAAGACAAGCAGACTGAAAGCCTTTATCCTACATTTTGTCAGCGTGCCAGCAAAATGGGTGCGCACTGGAAGGCAGAACGTTCTGAACCTATATACAAATAAAAACTACTACTCTGAGGTCTTCCTTGAATAA
- a CDS encoding DUF3127 domain-containing protein has protein sequence MQDLENIVFKVKALQPVVKGISQRDGQAWQRRDVVLEAEENVVYPDALVATLHGSMIEKFTLQEGDRLQVSLHYGVRQWQDRWFNDIRIIKFERV, from the coding sequence ATGCAAGATTTAGAAAATATCGTTTTCAAGGTGAAGGCTTTACAGCCAGTAGTAAAAGGAATCAGCCAGCGTGACGGACAAGCTTGGCAGCGTCGTGACGTGGTGCTGGAGGCAGAAGAGAATGTTGTCTACCCTGACGCATTGGTGGCAACGCTGCACGGCAGTATGATTGAGAAGTTTACCCTCCAAGAGGGCGACCGCCTGCAGGTGAGCCTGCATTATGGCGTCCGTCAGTGGCAAGACCGCTGGTTCAACGACATCCGTATCATCAAGTTTGAGAGGGTATAG
- a CDS encoding tetratricopeptide repeat protein: MLRGIVVSLLCLLALPSAAQYNVKKMMEEGRRTLDQGYYVTSMQIFSRIVALKPNLYEAWYLMALSKYHLEDYKGAGDDCRRALTLQPYIADIYELYGMSNIRVERYDSAIVAFSHALDITPDNRDYWFNRAYCLYQVGDSKAALQQLDYILKRWKSFDAASQLRADIVAGRKPKQQPMKPNASQFYKLPSLRIESDSKSNPMKNKPPFSL, from the coding sequence ATGTTGCGTGGTATCGTAGTATCCTTGCTTTGCCTATTGGCATTACCGTCAGCAGCCCAATACAACGTCAAGAAGATGATGGAGGAGGGGAGGCGGACGCTTGATCAGGGATACTACGTTACTTCCATGCAGATTTTCTCCCGTATCGTTGCCCTCAAACCAAACTTATACGAGGCTTGGTATTTGATGGCATTGTCAAAGTATCACCTTGAAGATTATAAAGGTGCTGGTGATGATTGTCGCCGTGCTTTGACTTTACAGCCTTATATTGCTGATATCTACGAACTTTATGGTATGTCTAATATCCGTGTGGAGCGTTACGACAGTGCTATCGTAGCCTTTTCTCATGCCCTTGATATAACCCCCGACAATCGCGACTATTGGTTTAATCGTGCTTATTGTCTCTATCAAGTGGGCGACAGCAAGGCAGCCCTTCAGCAACTTGATTATATCCTCAAGCGATGGAAGTCCTTTGATGCTGCCTCCCAACTGCGTGCCGACATCGTAGCAGGTAGGAAGCCAAAGCAACAGCCCATGAAACCTAATGCTTCGCAATTTTACAAGCTACCGAGTCTTCGCATTGAAAGTGATAGCAAATCAAACCCAATGAAGAATAAGCCCCCCTTTTCCCTTTGA
- the thrS gene encoding threonine--tRNA ligase, whose amino-acid sequence MVKITFPDGSVREYEQGVTGFQIAESISPALARDVVSCGVNGVTTELNRPINEDASIALYKFDDEEGKHTFWHTSAHLLAEALQELYPGIQFGFGPAVENGFFYDVMPANGQTISENDFPKIEEKMRELAKKNESVVRRDVSKADAVKEFTADGQEYKVEHIVEDLEDGTISTYSQGNFTDLCRGPHLVSTGAIKAIKITSVAGAFWRGDAKREQMTRIYGITFPKKKMLDEYLEMLEEAKKRDHRKIGKEMELFMFSDRVGKGLPIWLPKGTQLRLRLQDLLRRLLRPYNYQEVITPGIGGKNLYVTSGHYAHYGKDAFQPIHTPEEDEEYMLKPMNCPHHCEIYAYKPRSYKDLPLRIAEFGTVFRYEKSGELHGLTRVRTFTQDDAHIFVRPDQVKAEFESNIDIILKVFKTFGFDNYEAQISLRDPEDKEKYIGSDEVWEESEAAIKEACAEKGLNARVELGEAAFYGPKLDFMVKDAIGRRWQLGTIQVDYNLPNRFKLEYTAEDNSKKTPVMVHRAPFGSLERFTAVLIEHTAGHFPLWLTPDQVAILPISEKYNDYARKVKAYFDAHDVRSIMDDRNEKIGRKIRDNELKRVPYMVIVGEKEAAEGLVSMRQQGGGEQATMTMEAFAERINNEVAEQLKGLD is encoded by the coding sequence ATGGTTAAAATCACTTTCCCAGACGGTTCCGTTCGTGAATACGAGCAGGGCGTAACTGGTTTTCAAATCGCCGAGAGCATTTCGCCGGCTCTCGCCCGTGACGTTGTATCTTGCGGTGTAAATGGCGTAACAACAGAACTCAACCGTCCTATCAATGAGGACGCAAGCATCGCACTGTACAAGTTCGATGACGAAGAAGGTAAGCACACCTTCTGGCACACTTCTGCCCACCTCCTCGCTGAGGCTTTGCAGGAGCTTTACCCAGGCATTCAGTTCGGCTTTGGACCAGCTGTTGAAAACGGCTTCTTCTACGACGTGATGCCTGCAAATGGTCAGACAATCTCTGAGAACGACTTCCCAAAGATTGAAGAGAAGATGCGCGAACTTGCTAAGAAGAACGAGTCAGTCGTTCGTCGTGATGTCTCTAAGGCGGATGCTGTTAAGGAGTTTACTGCCGATGGACAGGAATACAAGGTGGAGCACATCGTAGAGGACCTCGAAGATGGCACTATCTCAACATATTCGCAGGGTAACTTCACCGACCTTTGTCGTGGCCCTCATCTCGTTTCAACAGGTGCTATCAAAGCCATCAAGATAACCAGCGTTGCTGGTGCTTTCTGGCGTGGCGATGCTAAGCGCGAGCAGATGACACGTATCTACGGTATCACCTTCCCTAAGAAGAAGATGCTCGATGAATACCTCGAGATGCTCGAAGAGGCTAAGAAGCGCGACCACAGAAAGATTGGTAAGGAAATGGAACTCTTTATGTTCTCTGACCGCGTCGGAAAGGGTCTTCCTATCTGGCTTCCAAAGGGAACACAGCTGCGCTTGCGCCTGCAAGACCTCCTGCGTCGTCTCCTCCGTCCTTACAACTATCAGGAGGTAATCACACCAGGAATCGGTGGTAAGAATCTCTACGTAACTTCTGGTCACTATGCTCACTATGGCAAGGATGCGTTCCAGCCAATCCACACACCAGAGGAGGACGAAGAGTATATGCTCAAGCCAATGAACTGTCCTCACCACTGTGAGATTTACGCTTACAAACCACGTTCTTACAAAGATCTCCCACTGCGTATTGCAGAGTTCGGAACCGTGTTCCGCTACGAGAAGAGTGGTGAGCTTCACGGACTTACACGTGTTCGCACCTTCACGCAGGACGATGCACACATCTTCGTGCGTCCTGACCAGGTAAAGGCTGAGTTTGAGAGCAATATCGACATCATCCTCAAGGTGTTCAAAACCTTCGGTTTCGATAACTACGAGGCACAGATCTCTCTCCGCGACCCAGAGGACAAGGAGAAGTATATTGGTTCTGACGAGGTTTGGGAAGAGAGCGAAGCAGCTATCAAGGAAGCTTGTGCAGAGAAGGGTCTCAACGCTCGTGTAGAACTTGGTGAAGCAGCATTCTATGGTCCTAAGCTCGACTTCATGGTGAAGGATGCTATCGGTCGTCGTTGGCAGCTCGGTACAATCCAGGTTGACTACAACCTGCCTAACCGCTTCAAGCTCGAATATACAGCAGAGGACAACTCTAAGAAGACACCAGTGATGGTTCACCGTGCACCATTCGGTTCACTCGAGCGTTTCACTGCCGTTCTCATCGAGCACACAGCAGGTCACTTCCCACTCTGGTTGACACCTGATCAGGTTGCCATCCTCCCAATCTCTGAGAAGTATAACGACTACGCCCGCAAGGTGAAGGCATACTTCGATGCACACGACGTACGTTCAATCATGGACGACCGCAACGAGAAGATTGGTCGTAAGATTCGCGACAACGAGCTCAAGCGTGTTCCTTACATGGTTATCGTTGGCGAGAAAGAGGCTGCCGAGGGTCTTGTGTCAATGCGTCAGCAGGGCGGTGGCGAGCAGGCTACTATGACAATGGAAGCCTTCGCAGAGCGTATCAACAACGAGGTAGCTGAACAGCTGAAGGGGTTGGATTAA